Part of the Zingiber officinale cultivar Zhangliang chromosome 6A, Zo_v1.1, whole genome shotgun sequence genome, TGATTCAATTCATCCTTTGTTTTTGGTCTTGGGTCGATGTGCCACTAAATTTGGTTGCCTATTGTTTGTGTACAGAGAGTTCGTTGGCTCAACCGAACAGTCTAAAGTGGACGTGCATTTGCAATGCTGATCCTCTTGAAAATGCTCCTGCATTTAATTCCTCCTCTTGTGGTTGCATTTATGGTATGTGCAACCTATGCAAGACTTTCTAATTAAACTATGTGTCTGCATTTATGGTTTGTGAAATCTATTAAATACTTTCTAATAAAACTAGAAGTTGGTTGATTCTATTCACATTATTGACTGGATTATAAATAGGCTTTGAATCATTACTGCTGATAATATCCAAAGAATAGAAAGGCATCCAGCTTGCGTGGATATAAGTTTAACTTGTGGTTTCCATGTCATATGCAATTTTCTATTCCATTCACTTCTCGTGCTAATAGGTTTCTTGAGGCAGATTTGTCTTGTATTTATGGCAAGAAGGGATTCATGGTTTATACATAAAATCTAAACATCTATAGAATCAATTGTGTTATATATTAGATTGATGGGGATTTGTTCCAAACTCTAGAACAAATTCCTATTGCAATGTCGGGATCAATCAGTCTGTttgcttgatgaataaagtaatAGTAGGAGCATGTGTATCTCTACACTTTTCAAGATAAACAAGACAAGCAACAAAATTGTTTATTTCAAGAGCTTAAAAGTTCTATGCATGCTTTTTCCTGAAAAAGAATgtcattttaattattaaatttttctctGACAGGAACTACAGATAGAATGACATGGAATTGCTCTTGTTCAACACTCAACCGTCAAGTCCCTCGGAACATTCTTCATAACACTAGTTTCTCTTCCTGCAATTGCACCTTAGGTTACTTTTTCTCATCTGTCCAATTAAAGTTATCTCTGCTGTAGCTTAAAAATAACTCAAACTGAAATTCACTCAATGGATAATATTTGGGGAGAAATAACCAACACCAAACAGTTGACACTGACACAGCTCGATGAAGCTGATAATTTGCGATAACAGATATTTAATTGTATGTTATCTTAATACGTTTAgtttgctttattttattttatgaattaaaaTCCTTATTATCTTTGGCTTATGTAGTATGCCGCTTCTTCTATGTCTTATATAGATCTTGCAGGAACACCTGCAGTCTCAGAGAAACATCTCTCTAAGAAAGCTCTTTTGATCATTGTACTTCTGTGTGCTGCATTTGCAACTGTTGCATTGCTAGCATTGTCTACATACTGTTTCTATTGCAACAATAGACTTCCCACGCAACTATCACAAACTCCATCAGTAAAGGATACGAGTTATAACAGTTCAGCAAACTTGATAAGTCATCGATCTGCTCAATTTCAGCCATGTCAAAGCAAAACCTGTTTCATCCTCAAGCCTATATCAGGTAAAGTGTAAACTTTCACTTAATTCCCCATTTGGAACACTAGTACAAAATTATTCATCCAGTTGATTGGTTATGGTTCTTAGCTTCTTGCGATTAGAGACCTGCCAGGAATCAAGTTCTATTAATCTCTTGTCAACAACCTAATTATTCTCGCTTGCATATAGAGCAaagttaatttaatcaattcGACAAAATGCCCCACTAAATTCACAATAGTGGCTAATCGATAAGACATTTATTTCCACATTTCTTACTGCACATTTAGTTATTTACAACTATAGtgaaatattaaaaaaagaagCAAGAAATTCTAATTAAGATAATTAAAATGATCTAAGCGATCTAAATATTACTATGTAATGATAAATAGAGTCTAATGGGGATAAGATCCATGTAATAGTTGGGGCTGAAATGGCTTGTTGTCATGACTTGCCCACATATTAGGAGTGATTCATTAAATTTGTTTGGTCCAATCGTTAGCTTTAATTGCTTAACCAGCCCCAGTTAAAATTAATATATCATCCTCCTTCATTAGTCCACAACTCTCCATGTAGTGTATGATCCTCCTTCATTAGTCCACAACTCTCCATGTAGTGTAAGTTAGGGCGTCACAATCACTCCACAACAAGAGATATTGGACTGAAATGTTGCCAAATTTGCTCTGATGCCAACTATTACATTCTCCCTATATAATCCCATTAATTTTGTTAGATTCAACCACTAGTCCAAAATGCTTAAATCCAAGCTAAAATGCTTAATCCTGAGCTAATAGTAGTTCATTCTTGTAAATATATAAACTCTCATGATTAATCCACAACTCTTCACGTGGGACTTTTTAAAGAAGAAAGGGGAGGTCAAAAGGGCTATCCAATTGTAAATAAGCTAAATACATGCTAGGATAGTAGGGGCACAACAACATATCACTTAAAATCACCATTGGGGTAATGGTGGGGAGGACCAAACTAGTGCAGTAGTACCAATTAGCCATTACCCATCGAGGTGGGAGACCGGAAGAAGATGCCTCGACGAGCAAAAATGAACAGATCAAGGAACCAAGGGGATCATCGACCAACCATCATCCAATTTCTCGGAGTCCCTAGGCAGCCCAATGCAACAATAGTGAACGACCATGTAGCTTGATCGCCAATTGACTTGGTGGTTGAAATTCAGTTGGCGAGATGAGTGCTAGAATGCAGGGCTGTAAGGCAAGATTTGTACATAGGAGTAAAGGACTATTTGGTGAAGCAACCATCAAGTCATGGAGCTCTAAACACTGTCTGGAAGGAGGGCAAACTTCCATGTCAGCTTAAACTAGGGTGTTGATGTGCTGTTGATTAAGATaatctgaagccacctcttttgCTAGCAAAGTTCACTTCGAAATGCCACTTATCATTTCAGTTTCAATGTGTTTTTGCTCTTGCACCTGTCACTGAAAATTTTCTATGTTGCAGAAATCATACAAAAGCTTCCTTTCATGTTTGGAAGTGGAAAGGGAACTTTATCCGGTGTAGTTATCCAATTTTCCTATGTTGAATTGGAGCAAGCTAGTAAAGGATTCTCAACTGATAACCTCATAGGGATTGGAGGGAGCAGCAATGTCTATCGTGGAGAGTTAAAGGATGGAAGAATGGTTGCTATAAAGAAATTAAGACCATTAGGAGGGTCAGAAATTGATCCTGAGTTTTTGCATGAGGTATTGTTTGAATACATGTTTTATATTTCCTATTACTTGTTCATATTTTTGTCAGTGATCTAATCATATTAGTGATGGTCTAATAAATTTGcagaattttttattattagattcATTCTGGATTTTGGCATCTAATTGTGTTGGTGATCAAGTTGATGCAGCATGTGTATCCCCCAAAAGTCAAACTCTCGACTAATAAGGATCTCAACCTGTTTTCAAATCATCAATAAAACCAGTTCTATATAAAATAAATGTCCTAGCTTATCTCTAAAATATCTtacaatctctttttttttttttaaaatatttttttctcatgttGTAGCAAATTGGGGATTAAAGTCATTGATAATTGGTGCCCTAAATGTATTATCAAtttctcatttttaatttttgaaacctTCTTTGTACAGATTGAACTCATATTGAGGTTCAACCATTGTCATGTGGTGCTTTTGCTTGGGTACTGTATAGAAAACCAAGGAAGGCAATTAGAGAGGCTCTTGGTATTTGAGTATATGTCCAATGGGAACTTGAGAGACAGTTTAGATAGAAAACAAGGAAAAGAAGCAATGGACTGGGAAACACGTGTGCAAATTGCATTAGGTGCTGCAAAGGGTCTGGAATATCTTCATGAAGCAGCTGCTCCCAGGATTCTGCATAGAGACATCAAAACCACCAACATTCTTTTGGATGACAATTATAGGGCTAAGGTGAGCAAGTTTCCTTGCACTATCAAACATGGTtagctttttttttattttctcctctGCTTGATTTCCTCTTTAATGGAGATATTCAGCATTGTGAGACAGAGCTCAATGACATAAAAAAACCATTTAGTCTAATCCAAACTGAACTACACAAGTTGATCGAGCatgttttttttgtttcttcatgCAATTACCATTATGTATGCAAAATAAATATCCAATTGATTCATCATTGCTGAAGTGTTGTTGGACTTAAAAACAATCATGAAACTAATTTATCACTATCATAGTAAGTCTTGCTCATTATGAACAAGGAACAGAGACATCAACAAATTGTTCCCTTAGTAGAATGAAAAAGAACAAAACAAAATAACTGCCTTGCTTAATTTCTTTTCCTCTTATACTTTTTTCATAGTCGTTCTTACTTGAACTTCAAAATATTAatattcttcaaaaaaaaaagaatagaatTTATTGTTTGTTTACTTATACCAAAAGGTCAAGCTGTTAGGAAATGAAccaatttatacttttatacctCACTCTTCATATGTGGGTGGATATACTTCTATTGATTGGCATCAATTCATATAGTTATAACTTCAATATAGTTGAAGCAACTTGGAGGCTTCAACTAGAAACTTGTATTGCCATAGCATTTTTTAATTTGCATCTGAAGTCTTCATGCAGTTGTTTGATGCACACGTTTCTTAGATTTCATGcagttgtttaatttaaaatacaAAATTTGACATGCTACTTGCTCAGTCGAACTTCCTAGGGCTGTTAGAAATTTCATTTTGTTTCACTGCTGCACTCAATGGACAAAATTTTTCATGCTTGCTTTATTTTCATTGATTATGCAACTTTAAGTTCTGTTTGATGTTTGAATAGATAATTTTCTCTCATCTTGCAGATAGCTGATCTTGGTATGGCTAAACAACTAATGACAGATGATCTTACTAGTTCTTCCAGTTCTCCAGCAAGAATGCTAGGGACATTTGGGTATTTCGCACCGGAGTATGCTATAGTTGGAAAAGCATCGCAGAAGTCGGATGTTTTTAGCTTTGGAGTGGTTATTCTTGAGTTGATCACTGGTCGCAGACCTATTTTTAAAGCTACAAATAAAGGAGAAGATAGCCTTGTGATATGGGCAAGTTTCTCAAGCATCATACACcattctatttttagaatttgagcATATTTAGCATTAAACAAGCTTTACTTGTCAAGTTTCTCCATTGGTGAATTCTGAGATCTCTTTTTCCTGAGCTTGTGAGATCGTAGACCCATTCCATAAATTAAAGCACATATATTCCTCTCTGTTATAGATTGAAATAACATTTCTGGTAATCGTCCTTGTTGCACACTAAAAGCATTTTGGAGAAACAACATTCTAAGATCAAAAGGGGATTAGGTTTTCAT contains:
- the LOC121995872 gene encoding receptor-like serine/threonine-protein kinase NCRK isoform X3, with the protein product MEFHWRVALACISVVLLIQLTICESSLAQPNSLKWTCICNADPLENAPAFNSSSCGCIYGTTDRMTWNCSCSTLNRQVPRNILHNTSFSSCNCTLVSEKHLSKKALLIIVLLCAAFATVALLALSTYCFYCNNRLPTQLSQTPSVKDTSYNSSANLISHRSAQFQPCQSKTCFILKPISEIIQKLPFMFGSGKGTLSGVVIQFSYVELEQASKGFSTDNLIGIGGSSNVYRGELKDGRMVAIKKLRPLGGSEIDPEFLHEIELILRFNHCHVVLLLGYCIENQGRQLERLLVFEYMSNGNLRDSLDRKQGKEAMDWETRVQIALGAAKGLEYLHEAAAPRILHRDIKTTNILLDDNYRAKIADLGMAKQLMTDDLTSSSSSPARMLGTFGYFAPEYAIVGKASQKSDVFSFGVVILELITGRRPIFKATNKGEDSLVIWATSRLQHSQLVVSELPDPVLRGKFPEEEMQIMAHLARECLQWDPDSRPTMSEVVQILLTIAPGKSRKRNMPTSLEWSSYAPSTRESSLIQSTAVTIERHEPSGVRSARSHPPCSMSIPIEQQHLCKEHQIELEIEHTDRLIPSRSNSWSGRSSEDEIVDMFEPCFESFRQANMAPSSLFHVDTVG
- the LOC121995872 gene encoding receptor-like serine/threonine-protein kinase NCRK isoform X1, which translates into the protein MEFHWRVALACISVVLLIQLTICESSLAQPNSLKWTCICNADPLENAPAFNSSSCGCIYGTTDRMTWNCSCSTLNRQVPRNILHNTSFSSCNCTLDLAGTPAVSEKHLSKKALLIIVLLCAAFATVALLALSTYCFYCNNRLPTQLSQTPSVKDTSYNSSANLISHRSAQFQPCQSKTCFILKPISEIIQKLPFMFGSGKGTLSGVVIQFSYVELEQASKGFSTDNLIGIGGSSNVYRGELKDGRMVAIKKLRPLGGSEIDPEFLHEIELILRFNHCHVVLLLGYCIENQGRQLERLLVFEYMSNGNLRDSLDRKQGKEAMDWETRVQIALGAAKGLEYLHEAAAPRILHRDIKTTNILLDDNYRAKIADLGMAKQLMTDDLTSSSSSPARMLGTFGYFAPEYAIVGKASQKSDVFSFGVVILELITGRRPIFKATNKGEDSLVIWATSRLQHSQLVVSELPDPVLRGKFPEEEMQIMAHLARECLQWDPDSRPTMSEVVQILLTIAPGKSRKRNMPTSLEWSSYAPSTRESSLIQSTAVTIERHEPSGVRSARSHPPCSMSIPIEQQHLCKEHQIELEIEHTDRLIPSRSNSWSGRSSEDEIVDMFEPCFESFRQANMAPSSLFHVDTVG
- the LOC121995872 gene encoding receptor-like serine/threonine-protein kinase NCRK isoform X2, with product MEFHWRVALACISVVLLIQLTICESSLAQPNSLKWTCICNADPLENAPAFNSSSCGCIYGTTDRMTWNCSCSTLNRQVPRNILHNTSFSSCNCTLGTPAVSEKHLSKKALLIIVLLCAAFATVALLALSTYCFYCNNRLPTQLSQTPSVKDTSYNSSANLISHRSAQFQPCQSKTCFILKPISEIIQKLPFMFGSGKGTLSGVVIQFSYVELEQASKGFSTDNLIGIGGSSNVYRGELKDGRMVAIKKLRPLGGSEIDPEFLHEIELILRFNHCHVVLLLGYCIENQGRQLERLLVFEYMSNGNLRDSLDRKQGKEAMDWETRVQIALGAAKGLEYLHEAAAPRILHRDIKTTNILLDDNYRAKIADLGMAKQLMTDDLTSSSSSPARMLGTFGYFAPEYAIVGKASQKSDVFSFGVVILELITGRRPIFKATNKGEDSLVIWATSRLQHSQLVVSELPDPVLRGKFPEEEMQIMAHLARECLQWDPDSRPTMSEVVQILLTIAPGKSRKRNMPTSLEWSSYAPSTRESSLIQSTAVTIERHEPSGVRSARSHPPCSMSIPIEQQHLCKEHQIELEIEHTDRLIPSRSNSWSGRSSEDEIVDMFEPCFESFRQANMAPSSLFHVDTVG